From the genome of Triticum aestivum cultivar Chinese Spring chromosome 3B, IWGSC CS RefSeq v2.1, whole genome shotgun sequence, one region includes:
- the LOC123072260 gene encoding uncharacterized protein → MAPSAGDSAAAATVPRYPAWVLLEKKGYDDDREDATSASCKTTTGRDVRVAFYLVPLPEISYFHVHLSKLEGEDDFDFMPLFLFSAKGLFLFRILFVTRSDGSNLVEYFIYKAGRGGGPSLEPIPPTPLGSSRDSVSVGIVPCPDDAEGSYVLADLSVGSEIGHYDLHLYSSKTCKWSTTPLQPPASPTVWGDDDLPCQFHKVLPLGADELGWVDLWRGIVTCKVLDSDPLLRLIPLPKPEISNPLLLAGDVGLLQDVTYCSGIFKFVEIDHFCIPAIARDETSDIISKTMKDFDSNDIIYDSELIYPVVKQVEPIIVPDGWKIHSYFRFPSRDYWLRAHAVHVDDISEYDPKYSMVSSQWLAIAEKSTLRNLKPYDPTFGIHGDTTVYLIAKVKPEDHKSWIVGVDIEKKMLRLIQPYTYSEGGYALPAVLPSTFSYYLNTQLQIHGDSSVPDMRYGPLSCAGEATSAPSGTLNFEETNQVLSSDECSNRGQTVILQSLHAIVVSSGSESGYFDPTKKPVVKTREDGKQWLSLPLGRHFSNPSGPELKLLKSLMSHQPMVPALLKHWGSDNIYQFPNIPIFSEVLPPVTVLDCGLRNLAQLRQ, encoded by the exons ATGGCCCCCTCCGCCGGcgattccgccgccgccgccacagttCCGCGGTACCCTGCTTGGGTTCTCCTCGAAAAGAAGGGGTACGACGACGACCGCGAGGACGCCACCAGCGCTTCGTGCAAGACAACCACCGGTCGCGACGTCCGGGTGGCCTTCTACCTCGTGCCTCTGCCGGAGATCTCCTACTTCCACGTCCACCTCTCCAAGCTCGAGGGCGAGGACGACTTCGACTTCATGCCCCTGTTTCTCTTCTCGGCCAAGGGCCTCTTCCTCTTCCGTATCCTCTTCGTCACCCGAAGCGACGGAAGCAATCTCGTCGAGTACTTCATCTACaaggccgggcgcggcggcggcccgTCGCTCGAACCCATCCCGCCAACTCCTCTGGGCAGCAGCAGGGATTCGGTATCCGTGGGCATCGTCCcctgccccgacgacgccgagggCAGCTACGTCCTCGCCGATCTCTCCGTTGGGAGTGAAATTGGGCACTACGACCTCCACCTTTACTCTTCCAAGACTTGCAAATGGAGCACCACGCCGTTGCAGCCGCCGGCATCTCCTACGGTCTGGGGAGATGATGACCTGCCCTGTCAATTCCACAAGGTTCTCCCGCTTGGAGCAGATGAGCTAGGCTGGGTGGACCTCTGGCGCGGCATTGTCACCTGCAAGGTGCTTGATAGTGACCCACttctccggctcatccctctccccAAACCTGAAATTAGCAATCCCCTTCTACTTGCAGGGGACGTGGGGTTGCTCCAGGATGTCACCTACTGCAGTGGGATCTTTAAGTTCGTTGAGATCGATCATTTCTGCATACCGGCTATTGCTCGTGATGAAACTTCTGATATCATCTCCAAGACGATGAAGGATTTCGACAGCAACGATATCATATATGATTCAGAGCTCATCTATCCTGTTGTAAAGCAAGTGGAACCTATTATTGTCCCTGATGGTTGGAAGATCCACTCATATTTTAGGTTTCCTTCACGGGACTATTGGCTCAGGGCCCATGCTGTCCATGTTGATGACATCTCCGAGTATGACCCAAAGTATTCTATGGTGTCGTCTCAGTGGCTTGCTATTGCTGAAAAGTCGACATTGAGGAACCTGAAACCGTATGACCCGACCTTTGGCATTCATGGTGACACTACTGTCTACCTTATAGCGAAGGTGAAACCTGAAGATCACAAGTCATGGATTGTTGGTGTCGACATTGAAAAGAAGATGTTGAGACTAATTCAACCATATACTTACTCGGAAGGTGGCTACGCTCTACCAGCCGTACTCCCCTCTACATTCTCCTATTATCTGAATACACAACTCCAG ATCCATGGTGATTCCTCTGTGCCTGATATGCGTTACGGTCCATT GTCATGTGCTGGTGAAGCCACATCTGCACCAAGTGGAACATTGAATTTCGAGGAAACCAATCAG GTACTGAGTTCGGATGAATGCAGTAATAGAGGGCAGACCGTTATACTACAGTCCCTTCATGCCATTGTGGTCTCATCAGGATCAGAATCAG GCTATTTTGACCCGACGAAGAAACCAGTGGTGAAGACTAGAGAAGACGGCAAACAATGGCTCTCCTTGCCGCTGGGTCGCCACTTCTCAAACCCTTCGGGGCCAGAGCTGAAGCTGCTCAAGTCACTGATGTCCCACCAGCCAATGGTCCCAGCCTTGCTGAAGCATTGGGGTTCGGACAACATTTATCAGTTTCCGAACATCCCCATCTTTTCTGAGGTGCTGCCGCCTGTAACTGTCCTTGACTGTGGCCTACGCAATCTAGCACAACTCCGCCAGTGA